In Archocentrus centrarchus isolate MPI-CPG fArcCen1 chromosome 22, fArcCen1, whole genome shotgun sequence, one DNA window encodes the following:
- the LOC115773130 gene encoding RNA polymerase II elongation factor ELL-like isoform X1 — translation MSALKENQCYGLSSSKLSRGGNVSVFHVKLTDSAARAINTFQNGKGWSAHPTISFSGNDGKITIPCSENRDEVRIFTFGVTNVARDNPHGSFDCIKQLSTSAAEELSCLGVIQKKMTVKATDESYDKARQSMAQAEEETRSRGAIVIKHGGRYQGKKVTVRAPAPALARLAKPKHSSLLSNIKKGVGASTLKKDACASNRRSTSDLQERPLRERIMHLLALRPYKRPELILRLQKDGLTAGDKNVLDSVLMEVTQLNSRDSTFVLKDSLYKELQKDWPGYTSGDQQLLKRILVRRLFQPQQNLLTVPEAQVSPLRDTPNSSPAHRPKHSLPEEYTDPLATKKPRISHLSSKTASDKSRTRSSEQAHKDVTADDRQRDSLDPQKLIDSLSAVCQQEEKVAKRLEPPHAVPKGPEIPEDHPQPNSDRPQSPLIVPDLTKHAIKKKKSKHKHGDHEKKRRRDKKEKRKKHSSEHPNNKASLDCTEPAEIFFDSNSVPADSDAADYLSKYTVIYSHEQRQSYKQDFNKEYDEYRDLHSRIDSVTQQFMDLDTQLKQLHHESHKYKTVRNQILQEYRKIKKCNPNYSHDKVRCEYLHNKLAHIKKLISEYDQQQLSVECASLN, via the exons ATGTCGGCGTTAAAGGAGAACCAGTGTTACGGGCTGTCCAGCAGTAAACTGAGCCGCGGCGGTAACGTCTCCGTTTTTCACGTAAAACTCACTGACAGCGCGGCAAGAGCCATTAATACCTTTCAAAACGGCAAG GGCTGGTCGGCCCATCCCACCATCAGTTTTAGTGGAAATGACGGG AAAATCACCATCCCTTGTTCAGAGAATAGAGATGAAGTCAGGATTTTCACCTTTGGTGTGACTAATGTTGCTCGTGATAATCCCCATGGAAGCTTTGACTGCATCAAACAGCTCAGCACCAg tGCCGCTGAGGAGCTGTCATGTCTCGGGGTGATTCAGAAGAAGATGACAGTCAAAGCCACGGATGAGTCTTATGATAAAGCTCGTCAGAGCATGGCCCAAGCCGAGGAGGAGACACGCAGCCGAGGGGCCATTGTCATCAAACACGGAGGCCGCTACCAGG GCAAGAAGGTAACAGTGCGAGCCCCGGCCCCTGCACTGGCCAGACTCGCCAAGCCCAAACACTCGTCTCTTCTCAGCAACATTAAGAAGGGAGTCGGCGCGTCTACGCTGAAGAAAGATGCCTGTGCATCAAATAGGAGGAGCACTTCTGATTTGCAAGAGAGGCCCCTCAGGGAGAGGATAATGCACCTGCTGGCTCTAAGGCCATACAAGAGGCCTGAGTTGATACTGAGGCTGCAGAAAGATGGTCTGACAGCAGGAGACAAAAATGTGCTGGACTCTGTATTAATGGAG GTCACCCAGCTCAACAGTAGAGACAGCACATTTGTTCTGAAGGACAGTCTGTATAAGGAGTTGCAGAAGGACTGGCCCGGTTACACGTCTGGAGACCAGCAGCTCCTTAAACGCATCCTTGTCAG GCGACTGTTTCAACCACAACAGAACCTTCTCACTGTCCCTGAAGCCCAGGTCAGCCCACTGCGGGACACCCCTAACTCCTCACCGGCACACCGTCCAAAGCATTCTCTGCCAGAGGAATACACAGACCCTCTGGCCACCAAGAAGCCCAGGATATCCCATTTGTCCAGCAAGACAGCCAGTGACAAGTCAAGAACGAGGTCTTCTGAACAAGCTCATAAGGACGTTACAGCAGATGACAGGCAAAGGGACTCGCTTGATCCTCAGAAACTTATTGACTCCTTGTCAGCAGTCTGTCAGCAGGAAGAAAAGGTGGCTAAAAGATTAGAACCACCTCACGCTGTTCCAAAAGGGCCTGAGATCCCAGAAGATCACCCTCAACCTAACTCTGATCGGCCCCAGTCCCCTCTAATAGTGCCCGATCTTACCAAACAtgcaataaaaaagaagaagagcaaacacaaacatggagACCAT gagaagaagaggaggagagacaagaaagagaaaagaaaaaaacacagttcagagCATCCAAACAACAAAGCCTCTTTGGACTGCACAG AACCTGCAGAAATCTTTTTTGACTCTAATTCTGTTCCAGCGGACAGTGATGCAGCAGATTATTTATC GAAGTACACAGTTATTTATAGCCACGAGCAGAGACAAAGTTACAAACAGGACTTTAACAAGGAGTACGACGAGTACCGAGATTTACACTCCCGCATTGACAGCGTGACGCAGCAGTTTATGGATCTGGACACACAACTCAAACAACTCCACCATGAATCACATAAATACAAG ACGGTCCGGAATCAAATTCTTCAAGAGTATCGCAAAATTAAAAAG TGCAACCCCAACTACAGCCACGACAAGGTTCGCTGTGAATATTTACACAACAAACTGGCCCACATCAAGAAGCTCATATCAGAGTATgaccagcagcagctcagcgTGGAGTGTGCCAGTCTGAACTGA
- the d2hgdh gene encoding D-2-hydroxyglutarate dehydrogenase, mitochondrial isoform X1, whose translation MAGLFQRAPRLKTALRRLYPHNTLLQSTAMLSPALSYSPFLTCSSGQVMASTRELHVGADGSKLSPSGAPARLPFSRVTAEDLAFFNKILPGRTITDPDLVESSNVDWLKSVRGSSEVLLRPQTTEEVSQILSYCNSRNLAVNPQGGNTGLVGGSVPVYDEIILSTSLMNKILNFDTISGVLTCQAGCVLENLSLYLEDRDYIMPLDLGAKGSCQIGGNVATNAGGLRLLRYGSLHGTVLGLEVVLADGQVLDCLATLRKDNTGYDLKQLFIGSEGTLGVITAVTILCPRKPKSVNVVFLGCETFEQLLKTFQLCKGMLGEILSAFEFLDSECMRLLNTHLRLSNPISDCQFYIVIETSGSDPTHDAQKLHNFLEEAMTSSLVSDGTVATEDAKIKALWSLRERVTEALTHDGFTYKYDISLPVERLYQLVTDMREHLGDQAKSVVGYGHLGDGNLHLNVTSPAKDPALLAAIEPFVYEWTASCHGSISAEHGLGLKKRNYIYYSKPSQAVALMGNIKTMLDPKGILNPYKTLPDNLKG comes from the exons ATGGCAGGACTCTTCCAAAGAGCACCTAGGCTGAAGACGGCTCTGAGACGTCTGTACCCCCACAACACACTCTTACAATCTACAGCCATGCTTTCACCTGCCCTGAGCTACAGTCCTTTTCTCACCTGTAGCTCAGGGCAGGTTATGGCCTCCACTCGTGAGCTACATGTTGGAGCAGATGGGTCCAAATTATCCCCCTCTGGAGCCCCAGCGAGGTTACCTTTCTCCAGAGTCACTGCGGAAGATCTGGCCTTTTTCAATAAGATCCTACCAGGTAGAACCATCACTGACCCTGATCTTGTGGAGTCCAGCAATGTGGATTGGCTCAAATCTGTGAGAG GTTCTAGTGAAGTGCTGTTGAGACCTCAGACAACAGAAGAAGTATCTCAAATTCTAAG CTATTGTAACAGCCGTAACCTGGCGGTGAACCCTCAGGgaggaaacactggactggTTGGTGGCAGTGTGCCAGTTTATGATGAGATAATCCTTTCCACATCTCTAATGAATAAAATCCTTAACTTTGACACCATCTCTG gtGTTCTGACCTGTCAGGCAGGTTGTGTCTTGGAGAATTTGTCTCTGTACCTGGAGGACAGAGACTATATTATGCCACTTGATCTTGGGGCAAAGGGCAGTTGCCAGATTGGGGGCAATGTGGCAACCAATGCAGGTGGCCTCCGACTGCTTCGGTATGGCTCCCTGCATGGGACTGTGCTGGGTCTGGAAGTG GTGTTGGCAGACGGGCAGGTATTGGACTGCTTGGCAACTTTGCGGAAAGATAATACAGGATATGACCTCAAACAGCTCTTCATAGGGTCAGAAGGCACTTTAGGGGTCATTACTGCGGTGACCATACTTTGCCCACGAAAACCCAAATCTGTTAATGTTGTTTTCCTGG GATGTGAGACATTTGAGCAGCTGCTGAAAACATTTCAGCTTTGCAAAGGCATGCTGGGAGAAATTCTGTCTGCCTTTGAATTCCTGGACAGTGAATGCATGAGGCTGCTGAATACACACCTCAGACTATCCAATCCTATCTCTG ACTGTCAATTCTACATCGTCATTGAAACGTCGGGATCTGACCCGACCCATGATGCACAGAAGCTCCACAACTTTCTTGAGGAGGCAATGACATCGTCGTTGGTCAGCGACGGAACGGTAGCAACTGAGGATGCAAAAATAAAG GCTCTGTGGTCACTGCGTGAACGTGTCACCGAGGCGCTGACTCATGATGGCTTCACCTACAAGTATGACATCTCCCTTCCAGTGGAGCGACTCTACCAGCTAGTGACAGACATGAGGGAACACCTGGGAGACCAGGCTAAGAGTGTGGTGGGATATGGACACTTAG GTGATGGTAACCTCCACCTGAACGTCACTTCTCCTGCTAAAGACCCTGCTCTACTGGCTGCCATTGAACCATTTGTTTATGAATGGACGGCCAGCTGTCATGGGAGCATTAGTGCAGAGCATGGACTGGGCCTGAAAAAGAGGAACTACATTTACTACAGTAAACCGAGCCAGGCTGTGGCACTGATGGGTAACATCAAGACCATGCTGGACCCCAAAGGCATCCTCAACCCCTACAAGACTTTACCAGATAATCTGAAGGGGTGA
- the d2hgdh gene encoding D-2-hydroxyglutarate dehydrogenase, mitochondrial isoform X2 gives MASTRELHVGADGSKLSPSGAPARLPFSRVTAEDLAFFNKILPGRTITDPDLVESSNVDWLKSVRGSSEVLLRPQTTEEVSQILSYCNSRNLAVNPQGGNTGLVGGSVPVYDEIILSTSLMNKILNFDTISGVLTCQAGCVLENLSLYLEDRDYIMPLDLGAKGSCQIGGNVATNAGGLRLLRYGSLHGTVLGLEVVLADGQVLDCLATLRKDNTGYDLKQLFIGSEGTLGVITAVTILCPRKPKSVNVVFLGCETFEQLLKTFQLCKGMLGEILSAFEFLDSECMRLLNTHLRLSNPISDCQFYIVIETSGSDPTHDAQKLHNFLEEAMTSSLVSDGTVATEDAKIKALWSLRERVTEALTHDGFTYKYDISLPVERLYQLVTDMREHLGDQAKSVVGYGHLGDGNLHLNVTSPAKDPALLAAIEPFVYEWTASCHGSISAEHGLGLKKRNYIYYSKPSQAVALMGNIKTMLDPKGILNPYKTLPDNLKG, from the exons ATGGCCTCCACTCGTGAGCTACATGTTGGAGCAGATGGGTCCAAATTATCCCCCTCTGGAGCCCCAGCGAGGTTACCTTTCTCCAGAGTCACTGCGGAAGATCTGGCCTTTTTCAATAAGATCCTACCAGGTAGAACCATCACTGACCCTGATCTTGTGGAGTCCAGCAATGTGGATTGGCTCAAATCTGTGAGAG GTTCTAGTGAAGTGCTGTTGAGACCTCAGACAACAGAAGAAGTATCTCAAATTCTAAG CTATTGTAACAGCCGTAACCTGGCGGTGAACCCTCAGGgaggaaacactggactggTTGGTGGCAGTGTGCCAGTTTATGATGAGATAATCCTTTCCACATCTCTAATGAATAAAATCCTTAACTTTGACACCATCTCTG gtGTTCTGACCTGTCAGGCAGGTTGTGTCTTGGAGAATTTGTCTCTGTACCTGGAGGACAGAGACTATATTATGCCACTTGATCTTGGGGCAAAGGGCAGTTGCCAGATTGGGGGCAATGTGGCAACCAATGCAGGTGGCCTCCGACTGCTTCGGTATGGCTCCCTGCATGGGACTGTGCTGGGTCTGGAAGTG GTGTTGGCAGACGGGCAGGTATTGGACTGCTTGGCAACTTTGCGGAAAGATAATACAGGATATGACCTCAAACAGCTCTTCATAGGGTCAGAAGGCACTTTAGGGGTCATTACTGCGGTGACCATACTTTGCCCACGAAAACCCAAATCTGTTAATGTTGTTTTCCTGG GATGTGAGACATTTGAGCAGCTGCTGAAAACATTTCAGCTTTGCAAAGGCATGCTGGGAGAAATTCTGTCTGCCTTTGAATTCCTGGACAGTGAATGCATGAGGCTGCTGAATACACACCTCAGACTATCCAATCCTATCTCTG ACTGTCAATTCTACATCGTCATTGAAACGTCGGGATCTGACCCGACCCATGATGCACAGAAGCTCCACAACTTTCTTGAGGAGGCAATGACATCGTCGTTGGTCAGCGACGGAACGGTAGCAACTGAGGATGCAAAAATAAAG GCTCTGTGGTCACTGCGTGAACGTGTCACCGAGGCGCTGACTCATGATGGCTTCACCTACAAGTATGACATCTCCCTTCCAGTGGAGCGACTCTACCAGCTAGTGACAGACATGAGGGAACACCTGGGAGACCAGGCTAAGAGTGTGGTGGGATATGGACACTTAG GTGATGGTAACCTCCACCTGAACGTCACTTCTCCTGCTAAAGACCCTGCTCTACTGGCTGCCATTGAACCATTTGTTTATGAATGGACGGCCAGCTGTCATGGGAGCATTAGTGCAGAGCATGGACTGGGCCTGAAAAAGAGGAACTACATTTACTACAGTAAACCGAGCCAGGCTGTGGCACTGATGGGTAACATCAAGACCATGCTGGACCCCAAAGGCATCCTCAACCCCTACAAGACTTTACCAGATAATCTGAAGGGGTGA
- the LOC115801364 gene encoding ankyrin repeat domain-containing protein 34B-like, protein MMVDPLSDCSPLISAASSGKLRLVRLLVEGGAEVNGRNPKGETALLAACKALRGDPTGPEAIKVLTYLLQNKADPNAQDRAGRTALMYACMERAGAQVASTLLAAGADPSMEDHSGASALVYAINAQHQPTLKVLMDACRARGRDIIIIATEMGVHGGPVTRRYLNVFPSPDTSPVSCMSPSDIVLKTGSPNSPEGENIFNFRGTSQRGSSSGISSRHSCCELSPLGQCNSPPPRQRISSEPWLAIHNLACLNRAYEEGMRERSLQEEGHREDLRRDKGRKKDEEEKKESRFHRSSVEERREGKVQRRDNRFGGENYNYCHEDFSLKVSHSVLSLTEMSSTPAKPNVVFKRWLTPAGLPSDKKLPTCLPPHSQLRRNTLPFVTVDPPLLHFPPLVSQSSSHLQVPTQVSPSKSRTMVFLPHPPSSSPPSKASVRPALLPPLALASSVTSLVAPSASCYSERNGRSLRRHSVQLE, encoded by the exons ATGATGGTAGACCCCCTGTCAGACTGTAGCCCGCTCATCAGTGCAGCATCTTCTGGTAAGCTCCGTCTGGTCCGTCTGCTGGTAGAAGGTGGAGCAGAGGTAAATGGGCGCAACCCAAAAGGAGagacagctctgctggctgCCTGCAAGGCCCTGAGAGGGGATCCTACTGGACCTGAGGCAATTAAGGTCCTCACATACCTGCTCCAGAACAAG GCAGATCCTAATGCACAAGACCGTGCTGGCCGTACTGCTCTGATGTACGCCTGTATGGAACGAGCAGGAGCTCAAGTAGCATCCACACTCCTTGCTGCAGGAGCTGACCCAAGCATGGAGGACCACTCTGGAGCCTCAGCTTTGGTTTACGCCATTAATGCACAGCATCAGCCTACCCTGAAG GTGTTGATGGATGCCTGCCGGGCCAGAGGtcgtgacatcatcatcatcgccactgaaatgggagtgcatgggggCCCTGTGACCAGGCGTTATCTGAATGTTTTCCCATCCCCTGATACCTCACCAGTGTCCTGCATGTCTCCATCTGACATTGTCCTGAAGACGGGCTCACCAAATTCACCCGAGGGCGAAAACATCTTCAACTTCAGAGGAACAA GCCAGCGAGGGAGTAGCAGTGGCATTAGCAGTAGACATTCCTGCTGTGAGCTGAGTCCACTGGGCCAGTGCAACTCTCCACCTCCCAGACAGAGAATATCATCTGAGCCTTGGCTAGCAATTCACAACCTGGCCTGTCTGAACAGAGCTTACGAGGAGGGCATGAGGGAGAGGAGCCTGCAGGAGGAGGGACACAGAGAGGACTTGAGGAGGGataaaggaaggaaaaaggatgaggaagaaaaaaaggagtCCCGTTTTCATCGGTCCAGTgtggaagagaggagagaaggcAAGGTTCAAAGGAGGGATAACAGATTTGGAGGAGAGAATTACAACTACTGCCATGAGGATTTCTCTTTGAAGGTCTCCCATTCAGTCCTCTCACTCACTGAGATGAGCTCTACTCCTGCAAAACCCAATGTGGTCTTCAAACGATGGCTTACTCCTGCAGGGTTGCCCTCAGACAAAAAACTCCCCACCTGCCTGCCCCCTCACTCCCAGCTCCGCAGGAATACCCTTCCCTTTGTCACAGTGGACCCACCTCTGCTGCACTTCCCTCCCTTAGTAAGCCAATCCTCATCTCACCTCCAGGTTCCAACTCAAGTTTCACCTTCCAAAAGCAGAACCATGGTGTTTCTGCCTCACCCACCCagttcctctcctccctctaAGGCATCAGTGAGACCAGCTCTACTCCCTCCACTGGCCCTCGCCTCCTCCGTCACCTCTCTTGTTGCTCCTTCTGCCTCCTGCTACAGCGAGAGAAATGGGAGGTCACTGCGTCGTCACTCAGTGCAGCTTGAATAG
- the LOC115773130 gene encoding RNA polymerase II elongation factor ELL-like isoform X2, with translation MSALKENQCYGLSSSKLSRGGNVSVFHVKLTDSAARAINTFQNGKGWSAHPTISFSGNDGKITIPCSENRDEVRIFTFGVTNVARDNPHGSFDCIKQLSTSAAEELSCLGVIQKKMTVKATDESYDKARQSMAQAEEETRSRGAIVIKHGGRYQGKKVTVRAPAPALARLAKPKHSSLLSNIKKGVGASTLKKDACASNRRSTSDLQERPLRERIMHLLALRPYKRPELILRLQKDGLTAGDKNVLDSVLMEVTQLNSRDSTFVLKDSLYKELQKDWPGYTSGDQQLLKRILVRRLFQPQQNLLTVPEAQVSPLRDTPNSSPAHRPKHSLPEEYTDPLATKKPRISHLSSKTASDKSRTRSSEQAHKDVTADDRQRDSLDPQKLIDSLSAVCQQEEKVAKRLEPPHAVPKGPEIPEDHPQPNSDRPQSPLIVPDLTKHAIKKKKSKHKHGDHEKKRRRDKKEKRKKHSSEHPNNKASLDCTADSDAADYLSKYTVIYSHEQRQSYKQDFNKEYDEYRDLHSRIDSVTQQFMDLDTQLKQLHHESHKYKTVRNQILQEYRKIKKCNPNYSHDKVRCEYLHNKLAHIKKLISEYDQQQLSVECASLN, from the exons ATGTCGGCGTTAAAGGAGAACCAGTGTTACGGGCTGTCCAGCAGTAAACTGAGCCGCGGCGGTAACGTCTCCGTTTTTCACGTAAAACTCACTGACAGCGCGGCAAGAGCCATTAATACCTTTCAAAACGGCAAG GGCTGGTCGGCCCATCCCACCATCAGTTTTAGTGGAAATGACGGG AAAATCACCATCCCTTGTTCAGAGAATAGAGATGAAGTCAGGATTTTCACCTTTGGTGTGACTAATGTTGCTCGTGATAATCCCCATGGAAGCTTTGACTGCATCAAACAGCTCAGCACCAg tGCCGCTGAGGAGCTGTCATGTCTCGGGGTGATTCAGAAGAAGATGACAGTCAAAGCCACGGATGAGTCTTATGATAAAGCTCGTCAGAGCATGGCCCAAGCCGAGGAGGAGACACGCAGCCGAGGGGCCATTGTCATCAAACACGGAGGCCGCTACCAGG GCAAGAAGGTAACAGTGCGAGCCCCGGCCCCTGCACTGGCCAGACTCGCCAAGCCCAAACACTCGTCTCTTCTCAGCAACATTAAGAAGGGAGTCGGCGCGTCTACGCTGAAGAAAGATGCCTGTGCATCAAATAGGAGGAGCACTTCTGATTTGCAAGAGAGGCCCCTCAGGGAGAGGATAATGCACCTGCTGGCTCTAAGGCCATACAAGAGGCCTGAGTTGATACTGAGGCTGCAGAAAGATGGTCTGACAGCAGGAGACAAAAATGTGCTGGACTCTGTATTAATGGAG GTCACCCAGCTCAACAGTAGAGACAGCACATTTGTTCTGAAGGACAGTCTGTATAAGGAGTTGCAGAAGGACTGGCCCGGTTACACGTCTGGAGACCAGCAGCTCCTTAAACGCATCCTTGTCAG GCGACTGTTTCAACCACAACAGAACCTTCTCACTGTCCCTGAAGCCCAGGTCAGCCCACTGCGGGACACCCCTAACTCCTCACCGGCACACCGTCCAAAGCATTCTCTGCCAGAGGAATACACAGACCCTCTGGCCACCAAGAAGCCCAGGATATCCCATTTGTCCAGCAAGACAGCCAGTGACAAGTCAAGAACGAGGTCTTCTGAACAAGCTCATAAGGACGTTACAGCAGATGACAGGCAAAGGGACTCGCTTGATCCTCAGAAACTTATTGACTCCTTGTCAGCAGTCTGTCAGCAGGAAGAAAAGGTGGCTAAAAGATTAGAACCACCTCACGCTGTTCCAAAAGGGCCTGAGATCCCAGAAGATCACCCTCAACCTAACTCTGATCGGCCCCAGTCCCCTCTAATAGTGCCCGATCTTACCAAACAtgcaataaaaaagaagaagagcaaacacaaacatggagACCAT gagaagaagaggaggagagacaagaaagagaaaagaaaaaaacacagttcagagCATCCAAACAACAAAGCCTCTTTGGACTGCACAG CGGACAGTGATGCAGCAGATTATTTATC GAAGTACACAGTTATTTATAGCCACGAGCAGAGACAAAGTTACAAACAGGACTTTAACAAGGAGTACGACGAGTACCGAGATTTACACTCCCGCATTGACAGCGTGACGCAGCAGTTTATGGATCTGGACACACAACTCAAACAACTCCACCATGAATCACATAAATACAAG ACGGTCCGGAATCAAATTCTTCAAGAGTATCGCAAAATTAAAAAG TGCAACCCCAACTACAGCCACGACAAGGTTCGCTGTGAATATTTACACAACAAACTGGCCCACATCAAGAAGCTCATATCAGAGTATgaccagcagcagctcagcgTGGAGTGTGCCAGTCTGAACTGA